One region of Wyeomyia smithii strain HCP4-BCI-WySm-NY-G18 chromosome 3, ASM2978416v1, whole genome shotgun sequence genomic DNA includes:
- the LOC129728293 gene encoding uncharacterized protein LOC129728293 yields the protein MAPLPEQRITPYLRPFSYVGVDYLGPFEVSVGRRSEKRWIVLFTCMVTRAIHLEVAYRLTTQSCLMATFRFLSRRDWPLEFFSDNGTNFQGASKELKEMFRTISEGCADQFTNAITKWTFNPPAAPHMGVWERLVRSVKEVLKATGDGKRLTDEILQTTIAEAEDIVNSRPLTYVEQESGEPETPTPNHFLRVASLPRSVGNPVLPLPHPAVALRDAFQRSQELANLMWERWIQEYVPSLNHRKKRFGETTPLKVGDLVYIVEGNSRKCWIRGVVDELIMPKDGRIRQVWVRTNSGRKKRATAQLAVLEIEDGNAGSDVLSGTRLRAGGLLQPTAPTGMESVYFENDIGR from the coding sequence ATGGCCCCTCTACCGGAGCAACGAATCACCCCATATTTACGCCCGTTTAGTTATGTGGGAGTTGACTATCTGGGTCCATTTGAAGTGTCAGTAGGGCGCCGGTCTGAAAAACGTTGGATAGTGCTATTCACCTGCATGGTTACGCGTGCAATTCACTTAGAAGTGGCTTACAGATTAACAACGCAATCCTGTTTGATGGCGACATTCCGGTTTCTGAGTCGTAGGGATTGGCCGCTCGAATTTTTCTCGGATAATGGAACTAACTTCCAAGGAGCCAGTAAGGAACTGAAGGAAATGTTTCGAACCATCTCAGAAGGTTGTGCAGATCAATTCACAAATGCAATAACGAAATGGACGTTTAATCCACCGGCGGCACCCCATATGGGTGTGTGGGAACGCCTTGTCCGTTCCGTCAAAGAAGTACTAAAAGCTACTGGTGACGGTAAGCGACTAACAGACGAAATTCTGCAGACTACGATAGCGGAGGCCGAAGACATCGTAAATTCACGTCCCCTAACGTACGTAGAACAGGAATCTGGTGAGCCTGAAACGCCTACCCCAAACCACTTCTTACGGGTAGCATCATTGCCGCGATCAGTAGGAAATCCTGTTTTACCATTGCCTCATCCGGCAGTGGCTCTTCGAGATGCTTTTCAACGTTCGCAAGAATTGGCAAATTTAATGTGGGAACGTTGGATTCAGGAATATGTTCCATCACTGAATCATAGGAAAAAACGGTTTGGGGAAACTACACCGCTAAAGGTGGGAGATCTGGTGTATATTGTCGAAGGTAACAGCCGAAAATGTTGGATTCGAGGAGTAGTAGACGAGCTTATAATGCCGAAAGATGGACGGATTCGGCAAGTCTGGGTACGTACGAACAGCGGTCGGAAGAAGCGAGCAACTGCACAGTTGGCCGTGCTAGAAATCGAGGATGGTAACGCTGGATCGGATGTGCTCTCCGGAACCAGGTTACGGGCCGGGGGATTGTTGCAGCCCACTGCGCCAACCGGTATGGAATCGGTTTATTTTGAAAACGATATTGGCAGATAG